In one window of Tursiops truncatus isolate mTurTru1 chromosome 5, mTurTru1.mat.Y, whole genome shotgun sequence DNA:
- the HELQ gene encoding helicase POLQ-like isoform X10 — MDEGCSRIRRRVSVRKRNRRSLESVFAALTAAELKPGDEEKEDEDEETVAGSRRRKTMDVQPVENIDSEEDMFGDYDSFAENSFLAQVDDLEQKYLQLPEHRKHATDRATEDLCSESIKHNTLSITTVGDCTELKIDEHTKNQSGHEDVPIDPEADVLYDIPSSQVLFFENLYNSSNDLGDPSTEERDWNSSSHKTVNEESPINNVEQPQQTDESSSKVRTSSDANRRKSLKDHLKNTMTGNAKAQTPVFSRTKQLKETLLSEEINVAKKTIESSLDDLGPFYSLPSKVRDLYVQFKGIEKLYEWQHACLTLNSVQERKNLIYSLPTSGGKTLVAEILMLQELLCRRKDVLMILPYVAIVQEKISGLSSFGVELGFFVEEYAGSKGKFPPIKRREKKSLYIATIEKGHSLVNSLIETERINSLGLVVVDEVFYADLLFSLFFFKSRSCT; from the exons atgGATGAAGGTTGTTCCCGCATCCGCCGGCGGGTGTCGGTCCGCAAAAGGAACCGTCGTAGCTTGGAGAGCGTTTTTGCCGCCCTCACCGCGGCCGAGCTTAAGCCCGGCGATGAGGAGaaggaggacgaggacgaggagaCGGTGGCTGGGAGCCGGCGGCGAAAAACCATGGACGTGCAGCCGGTCGAG AATATTGACAGTGAAGAGGACATGTTTGGTGACTATGATAGCTTTGCTGAAAACTCTTTTTTAGCTCAAGTTGATGACCtggaacaaaaatatttgcaacttccTGAACATAGGAAACATGCTACAGACCGTGCCACTGAAGATCTTTGTTCAGAAAGCATTAAACACAACACACTCAGCATTACTACTGTAGGCGACTGTACTGAATTAAAAATAGATGAGCACACGAAGAACCAGAGTGGGCATGAAGATGTCCCTATTGATCCTGAAGCTGATGTTTTGTATGATATACCTTCTTCACAggttttattctttgaaaatttatatAACTCTTCAAATGATTTGGGTGATCCATCTACTGAAGAGAGGGATTGGAACTCATCCTCTCACAAGACTGTGAACGAGGAATCGCCCATTAATAACGTAGAGCAACCACAGCAAACTGATGAATCCTCTTCCAAAGTCAGAACTAGTTCAGATGCGAATAGGAGAAAAAGTCTTAAAGATCATCTAAAAAATACCATGACTGGAAATGCCAAGGCTCAAACACCAGTATTTTCTAGGACTAAACAGCTCAAAGAGACTCTTCTATCTGAAGAAATTAATGTTGCTAAGAAAACAATTGAGTCATCATTAGATGACCTTGGTCCTTTTTATTCATTACCCAGCAAAGTGAGAGACCTTTATGTTCAGTTCAAGGGAATTGAAAAATTATATG AATGGCAACATGCTTGCTTAACATTGAATTCTgtgcaagaaagaaagaatttaataTATTCCTTGCCAACAAGTGGTGGAAAAACCCTCGTGGCTGAGATTTTAATGCTGCAAGAACTGCTTTGCCGGCGAAAAGATGTTTTAATGATCCTACCATATGTGGCAATTGTTCAAGAaaag ATTTCAGGTTTGTCAAGTTTTGGTGTAGAACTGGGTTTCTTTGTTGAAGAATATGCTGGAAGCAAAGGAAAATTTCCTCCaattaaaagaagggaaaagaaatcacTATATATTGCCACTATTGAAAAAGGACATAGTCTGGTGAACTCTTTGATTGAAACCGAAAGGATTAACAGTCTGGGTCTGGTTGTTGTAGATGAG GTATTTTATGCAGatttacttttctccctttttttttttaaatctcgaAGTTGCACATGA